One Candidatus Cardinium hertigii DNA window includes the following coding sequences:
- a CDS encoding sodium:solute symporter family protein, producing the protein MVRHIDLMIIGLFLIGTLVIGIYYGRSIKTFQDYAIGNRKMATSIIAISLIATVYGGETLQLRLDQSYRQGLKTYCIFFSVASIMYFFSRFITPRMKEFMGHLSIAESMGSLYGSAVRIITALLGIILAIAYLTTQIKVGLEITAILFPKVVQLQTYSTILLILLVIMYATFGGARAVAITDVYQFLLFGLCFPLLIFVLLFSTEDLAAGWQKFIAVPQFNLSKMCTRYTLSALLPGFIFRLLGPVMTPYIQRFYMASSVGQATKVFNKMAIAPCVIVSLIFCVTAALYIHGINIPPNQNVLHYILSLAYFPGMLGLLVTAMLALLMSTADSSLHVASVLFTNDLWPFIVGFPKSDKQSLKIVRIVSICIGIISLLMVLHTTSILQLLYKSFYFYWPAVSVPFMLACLGFRPRSLAVLAAMCLSILIAVYIIFYQKQALSHNHIVLSMIVNAGSLFALHYLLPKCPHTGWVGIPDSSAWDLQNQITKRWWLERVQRLKTLFTSSYRVSVFPTQERTFVAVGSYTIINAIIALCFIQRQYFLPYVYLYMAVMALGTILALYPALHTYQKGGTPLLHNLWPMLLFLLLFIAPLQFAKLGHYSPMVCALLIASISLSIVLLSVECSSILLLCALVIHKFLPPYVNFVDLFWESLKHASVIELVLAFVFITAAIIGFGIYKYLRDKATAKLKIIELTRTYEQRISLEAIYSQAHWARLDATAGGALLRAMGDTLQETADTLYKQDPSGIRSEIASFNKKLQKFSDCLAWRAQEERSLKLNKKLIQPIPLEPTILKVNQQILDLGEPLALLLRKQTDVAEIIVDPALLECLLLLNLWAISKGQPATDHIVTLTLTATTLQYSLAAETAADLPSLILPALAFCFSTDTSLPNLKPSYRITEWNANTALPASEAQFYQLESKQIVEAHGGYVEIIESPTKVSCLYVFPLDGRKVMRFKTYNPTDLVANTIAETVESLTQEQELIGLLTAQTTLKEELIQQTIAFIKKAHGLVRRKSGAPYYTHPMAVAKLLLEATQDPATILAGLLHDIVEDTPVTLHQLELMYGAKVAAIVDQVTHYNTNGYPWEWDDPTAQSILDACSDIRVVQVKLADRLHNMRTLSARKPADQQRIAKETLAFYIPWGTKHHVPQQWLAEIQRICEEVLSS; encoded by the coding sequence ATGGTAAGGCATATTGATTTAATGATTATAGGATTATTCTTAATAGGGACACTGGTCATTGGGATTTACTACGGTAGAAGTATCAAGACTTTCCAGGATTATGCTATAGGAAACAGAAAAATGGCTACCAGTATAATTGCTATTTCACTGATAGCTACTGTGTATGGTGGTGAAACCTTGCAGCTTAGGTTGGATCAGAGCTATCGACAAGGCTTAAAGACGTATTGCATCTTTTTTAGTGTGGCTTCCATCATGTATTTTTTTTCCAGGTTTATTACGCCAAGAATGAAGGAATTCATGGGGCATCTGTCTATAGCAGAATCTATGGGAAGCTTATATGGATCAGCTGTCCGCATCATTACCGCTCTACTTGGTATCATCTTGGCTATCGCCTATTTAACCACTCAGATCAAAGTTGGCCTTGAAATTACAGCTATTCTATTTCCTAAAGTAGTACAACTTCAAACCTATTCAACCATACTTTTAATTCTATTGGTTATCATGTATGCTACATTTGGAGGAGCGAGAGCCGTAGCCATAACCGATGTCTACCAATTTCTTCTTTTTGGGCTCTGCTTCCCTCTGCTCATTTTCGTGCTGCTATTTTCTACTGAAGATTTAGCAGCGGGCTGGCAAAAATTTATCGCTGTACCGCAGTTTAACCTAAGCAAGATGTGCACAAGATATACCCTAAGCGCTTTACTACCTGGTTTTATATTTAGGCTTTTGGGCCCGGTTATGACTCCCTATATACAACGGTTTTATATGGCTTCTTCTGTAGGGCAAGCTACAAAAGTTTTTAACAAAATGGCCATAGCTCCCTGTGTAATAGTTTCGCTTATTTTCTGTGTTACAGCAGCTTTATATATACATGGGATTAATATTCCACCCAATCAGAATGTCCTTCACTATATTCTTTCACTTGCCTATTTCCCTGGTATGTTAGGCCTATTGGTAACGGCTATGCTAGCATTGCTGATGTCTACTGCTGATTCCTCCTTGCATGTTGCCTCTGTTTTATTTACAAATGACCTGTGGCCTTTTATAGTTGGGTTTCCCAAGTCGGATAAACAATCGCTTAAAATTGTACGTATCGTCTCTATTTGCATAGGGATAATCAGCCTCTTAATGGTGTTACATACGACCAGTATTCTGCAATTATTATACAAATCGTTCTACTTCTATTGGCCAGCTGTCTCGGTTCCTTTTATGCTAGCTTGTTTGGGATTTAGGCCTAGATCCCTTGCTGTGCTAGCAGCCATGTGTTTGAGCATACTCATAGCAGTCTATATTATTTTTTATCAAAAACAAGCTTTATCACATAATCATATTGTCCTTTCAATGATTGTAAACGCAGGTAGCTTATTTGCCCTTCATTACCTGCTTCCCAAATGCCCCCATACCGGTTGGGTAGGTATCCCAGATAGCAGTGCCTGGGATTTACAAAATCAAATCACCAAACGCTGGTGGTTGGAACGGGTGCAACGGCTTAAAACACTTTTTACCAGCTCCTATCGTGTAAGTGTTTTCCCTACCCAAGAACGTACCTTTGTAGCAGTCGGCAGCTATACCATTATCAATGCCATTATCGCATTGTGCTTTATCCAAAGGCAGTATTTTCTTCCCTATGTATACCTCTATATGGCTGTGATGGCCTTGGGAACCATCTTAGCGCTCTACCCAGCCCTGCATACCTATCAAAAAGGCGGGACACCGCTATTGCATAACTTATGGCCTATGCTATTGTTTCTTCTGCTTTTTATAGCGCCCCTCCAATTTGCTAAACTAGGACACTATAGCCCTATGGTTTGTGCGCTTCTTATAGCTAGCATAAGCCTATCTATTGTATTACTATCCGTGGAATGCAGTAGCATACTATTACTTTGTGCTTTAGTAATCCATAAATTTTTACCTCCTTATGTAAATTTTGTTGATTTATTTTGGGAAAGTCTTAAGCATGCTTCTGTCATAGAACTTGTGTTAGCTTTTGTCTTTATAACGGCTGCCATAATAGGCTTTGGTATTTATAAATACCTACGAGACAAAGCAACTGCTAAACTTAAAATTATCGAACTTACTAGAACCTATGAACAAAGGATTTCCTTAGAAGCCATCTATAGCCAAGCGCATTGGGCTAGATTGGATGCCACTGCTGGAGGTGCCCTTTTACGAGCAATGGGCGATACCTTACAAGAAACTGCTGACACGCTTTATAAGCAAGATCCGTCTGGTATACGAAGCGAAATAGCATCCTTTAACAAGAAACTACAAAAATTCAGCGATTGTCTGGCATGGAGAGCCCAAGAAGAACGGAGCCTAAAGCTTAATAAAAAATTAATACAGCCCATCCCACTTGAACCAACTATCTTAAAAGTAAACCAGCAAATATTGGATTTAGGGGAACCGTTAGCGCTCTTATTGCGGAAACAAACAGACGTAGCTGAAATTATAGTCGATCCCGCGTTATTGGAGTGCTTGCTGCTGCTCAACCTATGGGCAATCAGCAAGGGCCAACCAGCTACCGATCACATCGTAACCTTAACCCTTACCGCTACTACCTTGCAGTATAGTTTGGCAGCAGAAACTGCGGCTGATCTCCCTTCCTTAATTTTACCTGCGCTGGCTTTCTGTTTTAGTACGGATACAAGCCTACCAAACCTAAAACCCAGCTATCGTATCACAGAATGGAACGCAAATACTGCCCTACCTGCTAGTGAAGCGCAATTTTATCAACTAGAAAGTAAACAAATCGTAGAAGCCCACGGGGGCTATGTGGAAATAATAGAAAGCCCAACAAAGGTAAGCTGCCTTTACGTATTCCCGCTGGACGGCCGTAAGGTTATGCGTTTTAAAACGTATAATCCTACTGATCTGGTAGCTAATACGATAGCTGAAACAGTGGAAAGTTTAACGCAAGAGCAGGAATTGATAGGGTTACTTACGGCACAAACTACACTTAAGGAGGAGCTTATACAGCAAACCATTGCCTTTATTAAAAAGGCCCATGGTTTAGTACGGCGCAAATCAGGGGCTCCCTACTATACCCATCCGATGGCAGTAGCCAAGCTGCTATTGGAGGCTACCCAGGATCCCGCTACCATTTTAGCGGGTTTGTTGCATGATATCGTAGAGGATACACCTGTTACGCTACATCAGCTGGAGCTGATGTATGGCGCTAAGGTAGCTGCTATTGTCGATCAGGTTACCCATTATAATACCAATGGGTATCCGTGGGAATGGGATGATCCAACAGCGCAAAGCATACTTGATGCATGTTCAGACATACGTGTAGTACAAGTAAAGCTAGCGGATAGATTGCATAATATGCGTACGTTATCTGCCCGTAAGCCAGCCGACCAACAACGTATAGCTAAAGAAACCTTAGCTTTCTATATACCATGGGGAACAAAGCACCACGTACCTCAGCAATGGCTAGCAGAAATACAGCGTATTTGTGAAGAGGTCCTTTCTAGTTAG
- a CDS encoding sodium:solute symporter family protein, translated as MARHIDFMIIGLSLIGTLFIGIYYGRGVKTFQDYAVGKRKMATSVIAISFIATMYGGRTLLAGLDDSYRLGFERLMRLSIIVVAMIYFFSRFIIPRMKGFMGHLSIAESMGSVYGSAARIITALLGITLAIANLTIQIKVGLEIIAILFPKIIPFQTYSTILLSLLVIAYATFGGARAVAITDVYQFLLFGLCFPLLIFVLLFSTKDLAAGWQKFTALPQFNPNKMCTGHTLTILLSDFMFRHVFIVMPDYIQRFYMAASIGQATKVFNKIAIMPCVIALVIFCVTAALHIHGDSIPSNQNVFHYILSFAYFPGMLGILVTAMIALLMSTADSSLHIASVLFTNDLWPFVAGVTKSHNYSLKIVRIASICIGMISLLMVFCTNDILQLIYKARQLYDPAVSIPFIIACWGFRPRPLVVLIVMGLNIAAYLIFYQKQVVSHDHIFIPIIVSAGSLFALHYLLPKRPHTGWVGIPDSSAWDLQNQITKRWWLERVQRLKTLFTSSYRVSVFPTQERTFVAVGSYTILNSIIALCFIQRQYFLPYVYLYMAVMALGTILALYPALHAYRKGGIPLLHDLWPMLLFLLLFIAPLQFAKLGHYSPMVCALLIASISLSIVLLSVECSSMLLLCALLIHRFLLPIRFMDLFWESFRHASVIELVLATAVVASTLVGFVLYKYLRDKATAKLKIIELTRTYEQRISLEAIYSQAHWARLDATAGGTLLREMGVNLQETLCPIARNDPHKVENEITLFNKKLQKFSDCLAWRAQEERSLKLNKKLIQPIPLESTILKVNQQILDLGEPLALLLRKQTDVAEIVVDPALLECLLLLNLWAISKGQPATDHIVTLTLAATTLQYGLAAETTADLPSLILPALAFCFSTDTSLPNLKPSYRITAMNANITLPASEAQFYQLESKQIVEAHGGYVEIIESPTQVSCLYVFPLDGRKVMRFKTYDPVDLVANKISETAESLAQEQELIGLLTAQTTLKEELIQQTIAFIKKAHGLVRRKSGSPYYTHPMAVAKLLLEVTQDPDIILAGLLHDIVEDTPVTLPQLELMYGSEVAAVVDQVTHYNTNGYPWELDKVANKNILHQCRDIRVVQVKLADRLHNMRTLSVRKPADQQRIAKETLAFYIPWGKSHQAPPQWLAEMQRICEEIIAK; from the coding sequence ATGGCAAGGCATATTGATTTTATGATTATAGGGTTATCCTTAATAGGCACGCTGTTTATTGGAATTTATTACGGGAGAGGTGTTAAGACTTTCCAGGATTATGCCGTAGGAAAAAGAAAAATGGCTACCAGTGTGATTGCTATCTCTTTTATAGCTACTATGTATGGCGGTAGAACGCTATTAGCTGGCCTGGATGATAGCTATCGGCTAGGTTTTGAAAGACTTATGAGATTATCCATTATAGTAGTTGCTATGATCTATTTCTTTTCCCGATTTATCATTCCAAGAATGAAGGGATTCATGGGGCATCTGTCTATAGCAGAATCTATGGGAAGCGTATATGGGTCAGCTGCGCGCATCATTACCGCGCTACTTGGTATCACTTTAGCTATCGCTAATTTAACCATCCAGATTAAGGTTGGACTTGAAATTATAGCCATCCTATTTCCTAAAATAATACCATTCCAAACCTACTCAACCATACTTTTAAGCCTATTGGTTATAGCATATGCTACATTTGGAGGGGCTAGAGCGGTAGCCATAACCGATGTGTATCAATTTCTCCTTTTTGGGCTCTGTTTCCCTCTGCTCATTTTCGTTCTGCTATTTTCTACGAAAGATTTAGCAGCGGGCTGGCAAAAATTTACCGCTCTACCACAATTTAACCCAAACAAAATGTGCACAGGGCATACCCTAACAATTTTACTATCTGATTTTATGTTTAGGCATGTATTTATAGTTATGCCTGACTACATACAACGGTTTTATATGGCTGCTTCTATAGGGCAAGCAACAAAAGTTTTTAACAAAATTGCTATCATGCCATGCGTAATAGCTTTGGTCATTTTCTGTGTTACAGCAGCTTTACATATACATGGGGATAGCATTCCATCCAATCAAAACGTCTTCCACTATATCCTTTCCTTTGCCTATTTCCCTGGTATGCTAGGCATACTAGTAACGGCGATGATCGCATTGCTGATGTCTACCGCTGATTCCAGTCTGCATATTGCCTCTGTTTTATTTACCAATGACCTATGGCCTTTTGTAGCCGGGGTTACCAAGTCGCATAATTACTCGCTTAAAATTGTACGCATCGCCTCCATTTGTATAGGGATGATCAGCCTCCTGATGGTATTCTGTACGAACGATATTCTGCAATTAATATACAAAGCACGCCAGCTTTATGACCCAGCTGTTTCGATTCCTTTTATAATAGCTTGCTGGGGATTTAGACCAAGACCCCTTGTTGTATTAATAGTCATGGGTTTGAACATAGCAGCCTATCTTATTTTTTATCAAAAGCAAGTTGTATCACATGATCATATTTTCATTCCAATTATTGTAAGCGCAGGCAGCTTATTTGCCCTTCATTACCTGCTTCCCAAACGCCCCCATACCGGTTGGGTAGGTATCCCAGATAGCAGTGCCTGGGATTTACAAAATCAAATCACCAAACGCTGGTGGTTGGAACGGGTGCAACGGCTTAAAACACTTTTTACCAGCTCCTATCGTGTAAGTGTTTTCCCTACCCAAGAACGCACCTTTGTAGCAGTCGGCAGCTATACCATCCTTAATTCCATTATCGCATTGTGCTTTATCCAAAGGCAGTATTTCCTTCCCTATGTATACCTCTATATGGCTGTGATGGCCTTGGGAACGATCCTAGCGCTCTACCCAGCCCTGCATGCTTATCGAAAGGGAGGAATTCCGCTATTGCATGATCTATGGCCTATGCTATTGTTTCTTCTGCTTTTTATAGCGCCCCTCCAATTTGCTAAACTAGGACACTATAGCCCTATGGTTTGTGCGCTTCTTATAGCTAGCATAAGCCTATCTATTGTATTACTATCCGTGGAATGCAGTAGTATGCTATTACTTTGTGCTTTACTAATCCATAGATTCTTGCTTCCTATACGTTTTATGGACTTATTTTGGGAAAGCTTTAGGCATGCTTCTGTCATAGAACTTGTATTAGCGACAGCAGTTGTAGCAAGCACGCTAGTAGGATTTGTCTTGTATAAATACCTACGAGACAAAGCAACCGCTAAACTTAAAATTATCGAACTTACTAGAACCTATGAACAAAGGATTTCCTTAGAAGCCATCTATAGCCAAGCGCATTGGGCTAGATTGGATGCCACTGCTGGAGGTACTCTCTTACGAGAAATGGGAGTTAACCTGCAAGAAACTTTGTGTCCTATTGCAAGGAATGATCCGCATAAAGTAGAAAATGAAATAACGCTCTTTAACAAGAAACTACAAAAATTCAGCGATTGTCTGGCATGGAGAGCCCAAGAAGAACGGAGCCTAAAGCTTAATAAAAAATTAATACAGCCCATCCCACTTGAATCAACTATCTTAAAAGTAAACCAGCAAATATTGGATTTAGGGGAACCGTTAGCGCTCTTATTGCGGAAACAAACAGACGTAGCTGAAATAGTAGTAGATCCCGCGTTATTGGAGTGCTTGCTGCTGCTCAACCTATGGGCAATCAGCAAGGGCCAACCAGCTACCGATCACATCGTAACCTTAACCCTCGCCGCTACTACCTTGCAGTATGGTTTGGCAGCAGAAACCACGGCTGATCTCCCTTCCTTAATTTTACCTGCGCTGGCTTTCTGTTTTAGTACGGATACAAGTCTACCAAACCTAAAACCCAGCTATCGTATCACAGCAATGAACGCAAATATTACCCTACCTGCTAGTGAAGCGCAGTTTTATCAACTAGAAAGCAAACAAATCGTAGAAGCCCACGGGGGCTATGTGGAAATAATAGAAAGCCCAACGCAGGTAAGTTGCCTTTACGTATTCCCGCTGGACGGCCGTAAAGTTATGCGCTTTAAGACATATGATCCTGTTGATCTTGTGGCTAATAAAATATCTGAAACAGCGGAAAGCTTGGCGCAGGAGCAGGAATTGATAGGGTTACTTACGGCACAAACTACGCTTAAGGAGGAGCTTATACAGCAAACCATTGCCTTTATTAAAAAGGCCCATGGTTTAGTACGGCGTAAATCAGGGTCTCCCTACTATACCCATCCGATGGCAGTAGCCAAGCTGCTATTGGAGGTTACCCAGGATCCCGACATCATCCTGGCAGGTTTACTGCATGATATCGTAGAAGATACGCCTGTTACACTACCTCAGCTGGAGCTGATGTATGGCAGTGAAGTAGCTGCTGTGGTCGATCAGGTTACCCACTACAATACCAATGGGTATCCGTGGGAATTAGATAAGGTAGCAAATAAAAATATACTTCATCAATGTAGAGACATACGTGTAGTACAAGTAAAGCTAGCGGATAGATTGCATAACATGCGTACGTTATCTGTCCGTAAGCCAGCCGACCAACAACGTATAGCTAAAGAAACCTTAGCTTTTTATATACCATGGGGGAAAAGCCATCAGGCTCCTCCGCAATGGCTAGCAGAAATGCAGCGTATTTGTGAAGAGATTATTGCTAAATAG
- a CDS encoding ATP-binding cassette domain-containing protein encodes MHKKVLTFSHKKWKAFSKVESDIAGYIVNSIENFISLSIYTDEKDRQELIKNILSDNVDKHKFAQLSTIHAYCLQEIMTFLLGTASLVFCCVSYTIYNMKIEKIVMVISIFMILKEKLHSLSIRIKDAIKSFGILSQALNDLYENRSLSVERRKKTFNDQNIAIELKNLSFSFTNNTFLTCINLKIEPQEKIALIGPSGSGKSTIANLVLGFYKPTSGEVLVNFEPIQDFNQLSWCRHIAYVPQNPILLNNSIYKNIRLGNLHATYQEVIEAAKKARCHDFISSLTDGYMTYAGSSGLKLSGGQRQKICIARAILKNAPFMLFDEPTSGVDYHEESQLIPILFEHLRDKTILYITHRSTKLVSFDRIIKIYKGSLTVEYE; translated from the coding sequence ATGCATAAAAAAGTCTTAACCTTTAGCCATAAAAAGTGGAAAGCATTTTCGAAGGTTGAATCTGATATAGCTGGTTATATCGTCAACTCGATAGAGAACTTTATTTCACTGAGCATCTATACAGATGAAAAAGACAGACAAGAACTTATAAAAAATATACTAAGTGACAATGTAGACAAGCATAAGTTTGCTCAACTTTCTACTATTCATGCTTATTGCTTACAGGAGATAATGACTTTTCTTCTAGGAACTGCTTCTTTGGTATTTTGTTGTGTATCCTATACAATATATAACATGAAGATTGAGAAAATAGTGATGGTAATTTCAATTTTTATGATATTAAAAGAAAAATTGCATTCTCTTTCTATAAGAATTAAAGATGCTATTAAGAGCTTTGGGATATTATCTCAGGCTTTAAATGATCTATATGAAAATAGATCCTTGTCAGTAGAACGCCGTAAAAAAACATTTAATGATCAAAATATTGCTATTGAACTAAAGAATCTAAGTTTTTCATTTACAAACAATACGTTCTTAACATGTATCAATCTTAAGATTGAACCACAAGAAAAAATTGCCTTAATAGGTCCATCTGGATCTGGTAAATCGACGATAGCTAATCTAGTACTAGGATTCTATAAACCCACAAGCGGTGAAGTTTTAGTTAACTTTGAGCCTATACAGGATTTTAACCAATTATCTTGGTGCCGCCACATAGCTTATGTACCACAAAATCCCATTTTATTAAATAACAGTATATACAAAAACATCAGATTAGGTAATCTACATGCAACTTATCAAGAAGTTATAGAAGCAGCTAAAAAGGCACGTTGTCACGATTTTATCTCTTCTTTAACAGATGGATATATGACATATGCTGGAAGCTCTGGATTAAAATTATCAGGTGGACAAAGACAAAAGATATGTATTGCACGTGCGATATTGAAAAATGCACCATTTATGCTATTCGATGAACCAACATCAGGCGTTGATTACCATGAAGAATCACAACTTATTCCTATACTTTTTGAACATTTAAGAGATAAAACTATCCTGTACATTACCCATAGGAGCACAAAATTAGTTTCATTTGATAGGATCATTAAAATATACAAAGGAAGTCTAACTGTAGAATATGAGTAG
- a CDS encoding ABC transporter ATP-binding protein codes for MLGRSLGMLWPYFLNKIIDEGSGCHDNLFFWMVAFLGCFLAGEVILRIAAYIFIIPISDTRSYVKSYFYSFVMNRSFSFITMRSPVEIFNKLNQISTSIDTLLDMIFWIFLSIAVNLCVASVMFITLSK; via the coding sequence ATGCTAGGTAGATCTTTGGGTATGTTATGGCCATACTTCTTAAATAAAATAATTGATGAAGGGTCAGGATGTCATGATAACCTATTCTTTTGGATGGTGGCTTTTCTAGGTTGTTTTTTAGCAGGAGAAGTAATCCTAAGAATAGCCGCATATATATTCATAATTCCTATATCAGATACAAGGAGTTATGTAAAATCTTACTTTTATAGTTTTGTGATGAATCGTTCTTTTTCTTTTATTACAATGCGTTCTCCAGTTGAAATTTTCAATAAGCTTAATCAAATTTCTACTTCTATTGATACTCTATTAGATATGATTTTCTGGATTTTTCTAAGCATAGCAGTTAATTTATGTGTTGCCTCGGTCATGTTTATAACGCTTAGTAAATAG
- a CDS encoding class I SAM-dependent methyltransferase gives MASRWCQIRPDLYDLFYSPKHHNNGDIKYYVGLVDTEKSSKKILEIGSGTGRITIPLLKGGHTITAVEISQESCNWLTLKVQENHLKKDKLLLISNDIMNVELEDEFDFILLPFRVFQHFYEEDEQIVLLKKLYNLLPLNGKLILDVFYPEWKILTQNIGEAVLFSEDKRGNEIIKRYFFKEEVNLLSQYFRGYWKYELYKTQNMAKTIIEPFKMGYYTYNQLSLLFRISGFKIIECLGSFAGSPLGKGNEIIIQAMKNI, from the coding sequence ATGGCTAGTCGTTGGTGTCAAATCAGACCTGATTTATATGATCTATTTTATAGCCCTAAACATCATAATAATGGAGATATAAAATACTATGTAGGACTAGTAGATACAGAAAAGAGTTCAAAAAAAATATTAGAAATTGGATCTGGTACTGGTCGTATAACCATTCCTCTTCTTAAAGGTGGCCACACTATTACAGCTGTAGAAATAAGTCAAGAAAGCTGTAATTGGCTTACTTTAAAAGTTCAAGAAAATCACTTAAAAAAAGATAAACTACTTCTGATCTCAAACGATATTATGAATGTAGAATTGGAGGATGAATTTGATTTTATTTTACTCCCTTTTAGGGTTTTTCAACATTTTTATGAAGAAGATGAACAGATCGTTCTGCTTAAAAAATTATATAATCTACTCCCATTAAATGGTAAGCTTATATTAGACGTATTTTATCCAGAATGGAAAATATTAACTCAAAATATTGGTGAGGCAGTTCTTTTTTCTGAGGACAAGAGAGGAAATGAAATCATTAAAAGATATTTTTTCAAAGAGGAAGTAAATTTATTGTCTCAATATTTTAGAGGATATTGGAAATATGAATTATATAAGACACAAAATATGGCTAAAACTATAATTGAACCATTTAAAATGGGATATTACACATACAATCAATTGAGCTTGCTATTCCGTATTTCAGGTTTTAAGATTATTGAATGTTTAGGAAGTTTTGCTGGATCTCCTCTTGGCAAGGGAAATGAGATCATTATCCAAGCTATGAAAAATATTTAA
- a CDS encoding ankyrin repeat domain-containing protein: protein MLIQHKKIACSHLLVKLLLCFLFTQQAALHGHAGCITALIIGEAKVNKQNNYKETPLHLTARYNRKNCINVLIRHRAKVKLLDNKGQTPLHLAAQFGHLDCIIALTNARADIDALDDDNQTFFTSGCSLWTRRLC, encoded by the coding sequence GTGCTTATACAGCATAAAAAAATCGCCTGCTCCCATTTATTAGTTAAGCTATTACTTTGCTTTCTTTTTACGCAACAGGCTGCACTCCATGGACATGCAGGTTGTATTACTGCTTTAATTATTGGAGAAGCCAAGGTAAACAAACAAAATAATTATAAAGAAACGCCTTTACATTTGACTGCACGATATAACCGTAAAAATTGTATTAATGTTTTAATTAGGCACAGAGCCAAGGTAAAACTATTAGATAATAAAGGACAGACTCCTTTACATCTGGCGGCACAATTTGGTCATCTGGATTGTATTATCGCTTTAACTAACGCCAGAGCCGATATAGACGCCTTAGATGATGATAACCAAACTTTCTTTACATCTGGCTGCAGCCTATGGACACGCAGGCTGTGTTAG
- a CDS encoding phosphoenolpyruvate carboxykinase (ATP) yields the protein MTEAQAAYYFLSGYTALVGSTEVGQKQLIQATFSSCFGAPFLIRPVENIPQFI from the coding sequence TTGACGGAAGCACAAGCAGCTTATTATTTTTTAAGTGGTTATACAGCCTTGGTAGGTAGTACAGAGGTAGGGCAAAAACAGCTCATCCAAGCTACTTTTAGTAGCTGTTTTGGCGCTCCTTTTTTGATTAGGCCTGTAGAAAACATACCTCAATTTATTTAG